Proteins from a single region of Stappia sp. ES.058:
- a CDS encoding MBL fold metallo-hydrolase, producing MTVSRRIFMRGAVLAPAALAAPALLRLAHAAEAESVRAPTTPQFQRRMVGKIEVIALMDGMIQRPKEMIPGYDEAKASAAAKLAHKPHDPAAIAIGINGYVIRAGGRVIAVDTGSPAGLAPTLGGWHAALAAAGIATDEVDTVFLTHLHPDHVGGMTDPNSGAARLPKARMIASEADWAFTFDAGVYASMPKEVQQGLDMSRAMVAPYEAEKTLITPGDEIAPGLTSVAMPGHTPGHMGLRLDSGRESLLIWGDLLIAPAYQFANPDWGFALDTDKAAAAATRARVLDITATVGMMVAGMHLDFPGFGYVERAKQGYGFVAAPWDYRT from the coding sequence ATGACAGTTTCCAGACGGATTTTCATGCGGGGCGCGGTACTGGCGCCAGCAGCACTTGCAGCGCCGGCGTTGTTGCGTCTTGCACACGCGGCAGAAGCGGAGAGTGTTCGCGCGCCGACGACACCGCAGTTTCAGCGCCGAATGGTGGGCAAAATCGAGGTGATCGCCCTGATGGATGGGATGATCCAACGCCCGAAGGAAATGATTCCCGGCTACGACGAGGCAAAGGCGAGCGCTGCGGCCAAACTGGCGCACAAGCCGCATGATCCGGCAGCCATCGCCATCGGCATCAACGGCTATGTGATCCGCGCCGGGGGTCGAGTGATTGCCGTGGACACCGGTTCCCCCGCAGGCCTGGCGCCGACGCTTGGCGGATGGCACGCGGCGCTGGCGGCGGCAGGCATCGCGACAGATGAGGTCGATACGGTGTTTCTCACCCATCTGCACCCCGATCACGTCGGCGGCATGACGGACCCAAACAGCGGCGCGGCGCGACTGCCCAAGGCACGGATGATCGCATCCGAGGCGGATTGGGCCTTTACCTTCGATGCGGGGGTCTACGCGTCGATGCCGAAAGAGGTTCAGCAGGGACTTGATATGTCACGCGCAATGGTCGCGCCTTATGAAGCAGAAAAGACATTGATCACGCCGGGGGACGAAATCGCGCCGGGTCTGACGAGTGTTGCGATGCCGGGCCATACGCCGGGGCATATGGGGCTGCGGTTGGACAGTGGCCGCGAAAGCCTCCTGATCTGGGGCGATCTGCTGATTGCGCCTGCCTACCAGTTCGCCAATCCGGACTGGGGGTTCGCGCTGGATACAGACAAGGCGGCCGCTGCAGCCACACGGGCCAGGGTCCTGGATATTACGGCGACGGTCGGGATGATGGTCGCAGGCATGCATCTGGATTTTCCGGGCTTTGGCTATGTCGAGCGCGCCAAACAGGGCTATGGCTTTGTCGCGGCGCCTTGGGACTACCGGACCTGA
- a CDS encoding LysR family transcriptional regulator has product MLMENIAALRSLVAACETGSLSAAARRLGITQPAVSQQIAALEQSLGLTLVVRGRNGVRPTEAGSLAVSHGVEVLARLSQMQDALAALRSSPDGRLGLSCAFLVAQSLLVPVLADLRRTHPKLKIEFRATDDLVDLVEAGLDLAIQASTDGARNGTVRKLAEIELCLVASRSYLDRVGRPKVPADLLPLDYIQYRDDPAENTIVFADGGTAPVTVSFAAQMPNLILHAVQNHLGFAKAPRYLMADLLARGDAEIILPERPLVPKLLYLIRAPGLAASRRVSLFMDRFIEELARTPDIELARDLRSVAAPEGS; this is encoded by the coding sequence ATGCTTATGGAAAACATTGCCGCCCTGCGATCGCTTGTGGCCGCCTGCGAAACCGGCTCCCTTTCGGCCGCCGCCCGACGTCTCGGCATCACCCAGCCTGCCGTCAGCCAGCAGATTGCCGCCCTGGAGCAGTCATTGGGGCTCACGCTTGTCGTGCGCGGCCGTAACGGCGTGCGCCCGACCGAAGCGGGCAGCCTGGCCGTCAGCCATGGCGTCGAGGTGCTCGCCCGGCTGTCACAGATGCAGGATGCGCTCGCCGCACTGCGGTCCTCACCCGACGGTCGCCTGGGTCTCTCCTGCGCGTTTCTGGTGGCGCAAAGCCTGCTCGTGCCCGTGCTTGCCGATTTGCGCCGCACCCATCCGAAGCTGAAGATCGAGTTCCGTGCCACCGACGATCTGGTCGATCTTGTCGAAGCCGGACTTGATCTGGCGATCCAGGCAAGCACTGATGGCGCCCGCAACGGCACTGTGCGCAAACTGGCCGAGATCGAGCTTTGCCTTGTCGCATCGCGCAGCTATCTCGACCGTGTGGGAAGACCGAAAGTACCGGCGGACCTGCTTCCCCTCGACTACATCCAGTACCGGGACGATCCTGCCGAAAATACGATCGTCTTTGCCGATGGTGGGACTGCTCCTGTCACCGTTTCCTTTGCTGCACAGATGCCCAATCTCATTCTGCACGCCGTGCAGAACCATCTGGGCTTCGCGAAGGCGCCCCGATATCTCATGGCCGACCTTCTGGCTCGCGGCGATGCCGAAATCATTCTGCCCGAGCGCCCTCTGGTCCCCAAGCTGCTCTACCTGATCCGCGCGCCCGGTCTGGCTGCCAGTCGCCGTGTCAGCCTGTTCATGGATCGCTTCATCGAAGAGCTGGCACGCACACCGGACATAGAGCTGGCGCGCGACCTGAGGTCGGTCGCGGCGCCGGAGGGGTCATAA
- a CDS encoding putative quinol monooxygenase → MLILMGYIHIDPLNVDAFVRDVQAISLGTKTEEGCLFYGFTLDDGPTGRFLVAERWRDQDALTAHLARAETLVFLKTWGDRMKGDLQTYEVMEDLPRSS, encoded by the coding sequence ATGCTGATACTCATGGGTTACATCCACATTGATCCGCTGAACGTCGACGCCTTCGTCCGCGACGTTCAGGCGATCAGTCTCGGCACAAAGACCGAAGAGGGATGCCTGTTCTACGGCTTCACACTGGATGACGGGCCAACGGGACGCTTCCTGGTTGCCGAGCGCTGGCGGGATCAGGACGCGCTCACGGCCCATCTTGCAAGAGCGGAGACGCTGGTGTTCCTGAAGACCTGGGGTGACCGGATGAAAGGTGACCTCCAAACCTACGAGGTGATGGAGGATCTGCCCAGATCAAGTTGA
- a CDS encoding NADP-dependent oxidoreductase produces the protein MSNETMKAVRIHAFGGPDVLQYEDAPKPVPGSGEVLVRVHAIGINPPDWYLRDGFTTLPPEWRPQVDFPLIPGTDISGVVEAVAEDVEGFSAGDEVYSMVRFFSVGESKAYAEYVTVPASELAGKPAGIDHIHAAAAPMSLLTAWQFMVELGHSEPNPLQPLLHQPVPLEGKTVLVNGAAGGVGHFAVQVAKLKGARVMAVASSRHEATLRDLGAGEFIDYTKTPPEDVAHELDLVVDAVGGPTTGRFLQTLKRGGALFPVYPLGFSDAEEAEKRGITVSATQVRSSGAQLTELARLLDDGTIRTVIDSTYPLAEARQAHERAAKGHIQGKIVLTADR, from the coding sequence ATGTCGAATGAAACAATGAAAGCCGTCCGGATCCATGCCTTCGGCGGCCCGGACGTCCTGCAATACGAAGATGCGCCGAAACCCGTACCGGGGTCGGGCGAAGTCCTGGTTCGCGTTCATGCCATCGGCATCAATCCTCCCGACTGGTACCTGCGCGACGGCTTCACGACGCTTCCGCCGGAATGGCGCCCGCAGGTGGACTTCCCGCTCATTCCGGGTACCGACATCTCAGGTGTTGTCGAGGCGGTCGCCGAGGATGTCGAGGGCTTTTCCGCCGGCGACGAGGTCTATTCCATGGTGCGCTTCTTCAGCGTCGGGGAAAGCAAGGCCTATGCGGAATATGTCACCGTGCCGGCGTCGGAACTTGCGGGGAAGCCTGCCGGCATCGATCACATTCATGCCGCCGCAGCCCCCATGTCGTTGCTCACCGCCTGGCAGTTCATGGTGGAACTCGGGCACAGCGAACCGAACCCGCTGCAGCCCCTCCTGCATCAGCCGGTCCCGCTTGAGGGCAAGACCGTGCTGGTGAACGGGGCCGCAGGCGGCGTCGGCCATTTCGCGGTGCAGGTGGCGAAGCTGAAGGGCGCGCGGGTCATGGCTGTAGCCTCAAGCAGACATGAGGCCACCCTGCGCGACCTCGGGGCCGGCGAGTTCATCGACTACACCAAAACCCCTCCCGAGGACGTCGCCCACGAGCTCGATCTTGTCGTCGATGCGGTGGGTGGTCCGACGACGGGTCGTTTTCTCCAGACCCTGAAGCGCGGAGGCGCCCTGTTTCCGGTCTATCCGCTTGGCTTTTCGGATGCCGAAGAGGCCGAAAAGCGAGGCATCACCGTGTCCGCAACCCAGGTCCGCTCCAGCGGTGCTCAACTGACGGAACTCGCCCGCCTGCTCGATGACGGGACGATCCGCACAGTCATCGACAGCACCTATCCGCTCGCCGAGGCACGCCAGGCACATGAACGCGCCGCCAAGGGTCATATCCAGGGAAAGATCGTGCTGACGGCCGACAGATAA
- a CDS encoding AraC family transcriptional regulator, whose amino-acid sequence MTSANISNVKADLLEKIFAEPEEHPIIGSRLQTIYAPKSYLCWRSSRMDPLSDIISFLRLRSYLVGGFEAGGSWSIGFDAQEAIKCYAVTAGACWIAVEGAGEPVFLQKDDCFMLPRGRPFQIASDLSLPPEDWRRHFLGAEEGALVKLNDGTGVTVLGGHFALAGPQAEILLGTLPPIVHLRGETEAETLRWAFERMQQELTDLKPGGILIAQQLACMTFIEALRLYLNDNKGIGWLFALSDQRVGAAIGAIHREPSRRWTVETLATEAGMSRASFAAQFRRLVGESPIEYLTRWRMLLAGRSLEHGEPIGAIAHSLGYESESAFRTAFKRVTGTTPRHHARTFGQCGTARFPLQGSA is encoded by the coding sequence ATGACGAGCGCCAACATCTCAAATGTCAAAGCCGATCTCCTCGAGAAAATATTCGCCGAACCGGAAGAGCATCCAATTATAGGTAGTCGACTTCAGACGATCTATGCGCCAAAATCCTATCTTTGTTGGAGATCATCCAGGATGGACCCGCTATCCGATATCATCTCGTTTCTGCGACTGCGAAGCTATCTCGTGGGCGGCTTCGAAGCCGGTGGGAGCTGGTCGATCGGCTTTGACGCCCAGGAGGCCATCAAATGCTACGCGGTAACTGCCGGCGCGTGCTGGATCGCGGTGGAAGGCGCGGGCGAGCCTGTGTTTCTGCAGAAGGATGATTGCTTCATGCTGCCGCGCGGCCGGCCGTTTCAAATCGCCAGTGACCTGAGCCTGCCTCCCGAGGACTGGCGGCGCCACTTTCTCGGTGCTGAAGAGGGAGCCCTCGTCAAGCTCAACGACGGCACCGGAGTGACGGTGCTCGGCGGACATTTTGCGCTCGCCGGGCCGCAGGCGGAGATTTTGCTCGGCACGCTGCCGCCAATCGTCCATTTGCGCGGCGAGACCGAGGCCGAGACGCTGCGCTGGGCCTTCGAGCGGATGCAGCAGGAACTGACCGATCTCAAGCCGGGCGGCATCCTCATCGCACAGCAACTCGCGTGCATGACCTTCATCGAGGCGCTCCGTCTCTATCTGAATGACAACAAGGGTATCGGCTGGCTGTTCGCGCTGTCGGATCAACGGGTGGGGGCAGCCATCGGGGCGATCCACCGAGAGCCATCACGGCGCTGGACGGTGGAAACGCTCGCCACTGAAGCCGGCATGTCGCGCGCCAGCTTTGCCGCGCAGTTTCGCCGGTTGGTCGGCGAAAGTCCGATCGAGTATCTCACGCGCTGGCGAATGCTCCTCGCCGGACGCAGTCTGGAGCACGGCGAACCCATCGGCGCGATTGCCCATTCCCTCGGCTATGAATCGGAAAGCGCGTTCAGAACGGCCTTCAAACGCGTCACGGGCACGACGCCCCGCCATCACGCGCGTACGTTCGGCCAGTGTGGTACCGCGCGGTTCCCCCTGCAGGGCAGTGCGTAG
- a CDS encoding NADP-dependent oxidoreductase, translating to MKRIQYFKYGDPEVLSLADVDRPTPGRGQILVQVKAASVNPMDWKIRRGEMKMLSGSHFPRGLGHDFSGVVDAVGPDVKQFKVGDEVFGAASIRQAGAFADYVVVETKTVALKPSNITFEQAATMTVVGSAAWIGLIAKAKLRVGQSVLITGCLGGVGRSAVQIARMQGAIVTGSCRASGREDAQALGMSEVVDYNAFDIGSYRRRFDVIFDTAGALSLRQCGAMLKKGGMSLHIVPTPAKMIGCLLSPRHHVVIANPTPESFAGISEAAEQGKLAPVIGRVVPLSEAIPAIVALEKTGNPKGKLLIAPME from the coding sequence ATGAAGCGCATCCAGTATTTCAAGTATGGCGACCCGGAAGTGCTTTCGCTCGCCGATGTGGATCGGCCGACACCTGGACGCGGCCAGATTCTGGTCCAGGTCAAGGCTGCATCCGTCAACCCGATGGACTGGAAGATCCGGCGTGGCGAAATGAAAATGCTGTCCGGTTCGCACTTTCCGCGCGGCCTGGGCCATGACTTTTCCGGTGTGGTCGATGCCGTCGGGCCCGACGTAAAGCAATTCAAGGTGGGTGACGAAGTCTTCGGCGCCGCCTCGATCCGGCAAGCGGGCGCTTTCGCGGATTATGTCGTAGTGGAAACAAAAACAGTTGCACTGAAGCCCTCCAATATCACTTTCGAGCAGGCGGCGACCATGACGGTTGTCGGTTCAGCAGCCTGGATCGGCCTCATCGCAAAGGCGAAACTGAGAGTCGGTCAGTCCGTCCTCATCACCGGGTGTCTGGGAGGCGTGGGGCGTTCGGCGGTGCAGATCGCACGCATGCAAGGGGCAATCGTCACCGGCAGTTGTCGTGCATCCGGACGCGAGGACGCTCAGGCGCTGGGCATGAGCGAGGTTGTCGACTACAACGCCTTCGATATCGGGTCTTATCGACGCCGGTTCGATGTCATCTTCGATACCGCAGGCGCGCTGTCGCTGCGCCAGTGTGGCGCGATGCTTAAGAAGGGCGGCATGTCACTGCACATCGTCCCCACGCCCGCCAAGATGATCGGCTGCCTGCTTTCACCGCGGCATCACGTCGTGATCGCCAATCCCACCCCCGAAAGCTTCGCGGGCATTTCTGAAGCGGCCGAGCAAGGCAAGCTCGCCCCGGTGATTGGTCGCGTCGTGCCGCTGTCAGAAGCGATCCCGGCCATCGTTGCGCTCGAAAAGACGGGCAACCCCAAAGGAAAGCTGTTGATTGCTCCCATGGAGTAG
- a CDS encoding TetR/AcrR family transcriptional regulator has protein sequence MRSDARKNYDHILAVARDLLSGDGADASLRDIARKAGVGDGTLHRHFPTRETLLEALLRTSFDALSARAGELAKCEQADGALVSWLREAIAVTHSYKGVIAPMVAAIADENSALHSSCVDLRQAGAELLKRAQARGLARDDMDGNDLFALISALAWLADQPPLVPRADHLFDIISDAILLRRPGGVPENQRV, from the coding sequence ATGAGATCAGACGCCCGGAAGAACTACGACCACATCCTCGCTGTCGCCCGCGACCTTCTTTCCGGGGACGGTGCCGATGCGTCGCTGCGTGATATTGCCCGCAAGGCCGGAGTTGGCGATGGAACCCTGCATCGCCATTTCCCAACGCGCGAAACCTTGCTGGAGGCCTTGCTGCGCACAAGCTTCGACGCGTTGAGCGCGAGGGCCGGCGAACTGGCAAAGTGCGAACAAGCCGACGGGGCGCTGGTAAGCTGGCTGCGCGAGGCGATCGCGGTGACACACAGCTACAAGGGCGTCATCGCGCCGATGGTGGCGGCGATTGCCGACGAAAATTCGGCCCTGCATTCCTCATGCGTGGATCTGCGCCAGGCGGGAGCGGAGCTTCTGAAGCGGGCGCAGGCCAGGGGGCTGGCGCGGGATGACATGGACGGCAACGATCTCTTCGCACTGATCAGCGCTCTGGCTTGGCTCGCCGACCAGCCTCCGCTCGTCCCGCGCGCGGATCACCTCTTCGACATCATATCGGACGCCATTCTCTTGAGGCGGCCTGGCGGGGTCCCGGAAAACCAGCGCGTATAA
- a CDS encoding TetR/AcrR family transcriptional regulator gives MAGRSSERNVRADAQRNIETLVRTARDVFATSGVEAPMREIAEKAGVGVGTIYRNFPQRSDLIAAVFRSEVDACADAAANLAEAFPPGEALDRWMQRYVDFIVAKRGLAAALHSGDPAFEALPAYFDSRFEPALQRLLDAAVTAGEIRPDANPYDLLRAVASLCMPSSDGNPSAARRLVALLVDGLRYRAAVPQGTASPAHKPD, from the coding sequence ATGGCTGGCAGGTCGTCGGAACGGAATGTGCGCGCAGATGCGCAGCGCAACATTGAGACACTGGTGCGCACGGCACGGGACGTGTTCGCCACATCAGGGGTCGAGGCTCCGATGCGCGAGATCGCCGAAAAGGCAGGTGTCGGCGTCGGGACCATCTACCGCAACTTTCCCCAGCGCTCCGATCTGATTGCAGCGGTGTTTCGCAGTGAGGTTGACGCCTGCGCCGACGCCGCGGCCAATCTTGCGGAAGCCTTCCCTCCCGGGGAAGCGCTCGACCGCTGGATGCAACGCTATGTCGACTTCATCGTTGCCAAGCGCGGACTGGCTGCAGCCCTGCATTCGGGCGACCCCGCGTTCGAGGCCTTGCCGGCCTATTTCGACAGCCGGTTCGAGCCGGCCTTGCAAAGGCTGCTCGACGCCGCCGTCACCGCCGGAGAAATACGCCCCGACGCAAATCCCTATGATCTCTTGCGAGCGGTCGCGAGCCTGTGCATGCCGTCAAGCGATGGAAATCCATCAGCCGCTCGCCGGCTGGTCGCGTTGCTGGTCGACGGGCTGCGTTATCGCGCGGCCGTTCCACAAGGCACTGCGAGCCCCGCACATAAGCCCGACTAG
- a CDS encoding SDR family NAD(P)-dependent oxidoreductase, producing MSDERIALVTGATQGIGLQIAKELVAKGLTVIVGARNLEKGERAARDIGGRAHAIQLDVTDEASIAQAAALIRTRFGRLDILMNNAGISRAKPNQEFAEAVRRNLLTDAPLTDIRTVFETNVFGVIAATQAMLPLLRESPAGRIVITGSSGASLTHNSDPANPHRRMFGNYSVSKAAAHAVMLAFALALEGTNIKVNAACPGFTSTALNNFNGTRSVEEGAREPVRLALIGDNGPTGTFSDENGTVPW from the coding sequence ATGTCGGACGAACGCATCGCTCTCGTAACCGGAGCCACTCAAGGCATCGGCCTCCAGATAGCCAAGGAGCTGGTTGCAAAAGGACTGACGGTGATCGTCGGCGCGCGCAACCTTGAAAAGGGAGAGAGGGCGGCCCGGGACATTGGCGGGCGAGCCCACGCCATTCAGCTCGACGTCACGGATGAAGCGTCGATAGCTCAGGCGGCCGCTCTCATCCGCACCCGGTTCGGCCGCCTGGATATCCTGATGAACAATGCCGGGATATCGCGGGCAAAGCCGAACCAGGAGTTTGCGGAGGCCGTCAGAAGAAACCTGCTGACGGACGCGCCTCTTACCGATATCCGGACGGTGTTCGAGACCAATGTGTTCGGCGTCATTGCCGCGACGCAGGCAATGCTTCCGCTTCTGCGCGAGTCGCCTGCAGGCCGCATCGTTATCACCGGGAGCTCGGGCGCATCGCTGACGCACAACTCCGATCCGGCCAATCCGCATCGGCGGATGTTTGGCAATTACTCCGTGTCAAAGGCAGCGGCACACGCCGTGATGCTGGCGTTTGCGCTCGCACTCGAAGGCACCAACATCAAGGTCAACGCTGCTTGCCCCGGCTTCACCTCGACCGCGCTCAACAACTTCAACGGCACGCGCAGCGTCGAAGAAGGCGCGCGCGAGCCTGTACGGCTTGCCTTGATCGGCGACAACGGACCAACCGGAACCTTCTCCGATGAAAATGGAACCGTGCCTTGGTGA
- a CDS encoding SDR family oxidoreductase produces the protein MFLTGATGFIGSAIVANLLNDRHQVLGLARSDTSADALRQAGCDVLPGDLRDLESLRRGAEQADSVIHTAFDHDFSRMAENCDMDRIAIEAMGSALAGSNKRFIVTSGLPPLMGRVSTETDILPAGAHGLPRVSEQVAMALTDSGVRVSVIRMPQVHDQSRQGFASYLMDHARNHGVSAYVGDGQNRWPAVHRLDAARLYSLVLDNDASGERYHAVGEEGVAVRDVAEAIGKRLDVPVTSLSEEDSASHFGWLDRIARMDVPASSDLTRQNLNWQSMQKADLIQDILASI, from the coding sequence ATTTTTCTGACCGGCGCGACCGGGTTCATCGGTTCGGCGATCGTCGCCAACCTGCTTAACGACAGGCACCAGGTGCTGGGACTTGCGCGCTCGGACACGTCAGCCGATGCCCTGCGGCAAGCCGGCTGCGACGTCCTACCGGGCGATTTGCGCGATCTGGAGAGCTTGCGCCGTGGTGCAGAGCAGGCCGATTCCGTCATTCACACGGCCTTCGATCATGATTTCTCCCGCATGGCGGAAAACTGCGACATGGACCGCATCGCGATCGAAGCGATGGGCAGCGCCCTTGCCGGATCGAACAAGAGGTTCATCGTCACATCAGGCCTGCCGCCATTGATGGGACGGGTTTCGACCGAAACCGACATTCTGCCGGCCGGCGCTCATGGGTTGCCGCGCGTGTCGGAGCAGGTGGCCATGGCGCTGACCGACAGTGGCGTTCGCGTGTCGGTGATCAGGATGCCGCAGGTCCACGATCAGAGCCGGCAGGGATTTGCCTCCTACCTGATGGATCATGCGCGCAATCACGGTGTCTCGGCCTATGTGGGCGACGGACAAAACCGCTGGCCGGCGGTTCACCGGCTCGACGCCGCCCGGCTTTACAGCCTTGTCCTCGACAATGATGCGAGTGGCGAACGCTACCATGCGGTCGGCGAGGAGGGCGTTGCGGTCCGGGACGTCGCCGAAGCGATCGGCAAAAGGCTGGATGTGCCGGTGACGTCACTTTCCGAAGAAGACTCGGCATCCCACTTCGGTTGGCTTGACCGGATCGCGCGAATGGACGTTCCCGCATCCAGTGACCTGACAAGGCAAAACCTGAACTGGCAATCCATGCAGAAGGCCGACCTCATCCAGGACATTCTGGCTTCGATCTGA
- a CDS encoding DUF932 domain-containing protein, whose translation MNMQVRDARRDTSGGYKVDVSRGERIGRVSSEWFSRPADERYLSLSELARSVRDRADRSRTRVVESALIHVEANRNDPERLALILPDTDTATAPTHWSFGQLASLVGAPAAYLRQLPAALAAINLQYGLTSNRAEQIKTLETDTGRVELRAVTGPDYGRIFDHEPVEAVQRIAGNGTGDTRWKVPDVLDWSTGICNPRVDITKDTTTLYASDRDVFLFLVDDLNPIEAGRLPDGSPDLYFRGFYCWNSEVGAKTLGMASFYLRAVCQNRNLWGVEDFEEITTRYSKYAANRFAHEAAPALLNFANSSPLPFVNGIKAARERIVARTDEDRTDFLRRRGFSKAVTGKIIDRVLAEEGRPPESIFDFVQGITAVARDKPHQDARLDMEGKAKKLLDRAA comes from the coding sequence ATGAACATGCAAGTACGCGATGCGCGCCGTGACACGAGCGGCGGTTACAAGGTGGACGTCAGCCGTGGCGAGCGGATCGGCCGCGTCTCGTCCGAATGGTTCTCGCGCCCAGCCGACGAGCGCTACCTGTCGCTGTCCGAGTTGGCGCGATCGGTGCGCGATCGCGCCGATCGCAGCCGGACCCGCGTGGTGGAGAGTGCGCTCATCCACGTCGAGGCGAACCGCAACGACCCGGAACGGCTAGCGCTGATCCTGCCGGACACCGACACGGCCACCGCGCCAACGCACTGGTCCTTTGGACAGCTCGCCAGCCTGGTCGGAGCGCCCGCCGCCTATCTCAGGCAACTCCCAGCCGCACTTGCCGCCATCAACCTGCAATACGGTCTGACCTCCAATCGGGCCGAGCAGATCAAGACACTCGAAACCGATACTGGCCGTGTCGAACTGCGCGCCGTCACTGGCCCGGACTATGGCCGCATCTTCGACCACGAACCGGTCGAGGCGGTGCAGCGCATCGCCGGCAACGGCACGGGCGACACCCGGTGGAAGGTGCCGGACGTGCTCGACTGGTCGACCGGGATCTGCAATCCGCGCGTCGACATCACCAAGGATACGACCACGCTCTATGCCTCCGACCGCGACGTCTTCCTGTTCCTGGTCGACGACCTGAATCCGATTGAGGCCGGCCGACTGCCGGACGGATCGCCCGACCTTTATTTCCGGGGCTTCTATTGCTGGAATTCCGAGGTCGGCGCCAAGACGCTCGGTATGGCGAGCTTCTATCTGCGCGCGGTCTGCCAGAATCGCAATTTGTGGGGCGTGGAGGATTTCGAGGAAATCACCACCCGCTACTCCAAATATGCGGCCAATCGCTTCGCGCACGAAGCGGCCCCCGCGCTGCTGAACTTCGCGAACTCCTCGCCCCTGCCCTTCGTCAACGGCATCAAGGCCGCCCGCGAACGGATCGTCGCCAGGACGGACGAAGACCGCACAGACTTCTTGCGTCGGCGCGGTTTCTCAAAGGCCGTGACCGGCAAGATCATCGACAGGGTGCTGGCGGAGGAAGGCCGCCCGCCGGAGTCCATCTTCGACTTCGTGCAGGGCATCACCGCCGTCGCACGCGACAAGCCGCATCAGGACGCCCGCCTCGACATGGAGGGCAAGGCCAAGAAGCTGCTCGATCGAGCCGCCTGA
- a CDS encoding helix-turn-helix domain-containing protein — protein MGSPKAKPALERLGQDIRNARLRRGIAVADLAVRAGTSPSSIARLERGDPGVAIGTLADVLVVLGLLERLADLVDIRKDDLGLALAAEHGPRRGRSFAARLKKQKAQTEETQDRQDVVDPDGASF, from the coding sequence ATGGGTTCCCCCAAGGCGAAACCAGCACTGGAACGGCTGGGCCAGGATATCCGCAACGCGCGTCTGCGGCGTGGCATCGCCGTGGCGGATCTCGCCGTGCGTGCGGGAACCTCGCCAAGTTCCATCGCCCGCCTTGAACGAGGTGATCCCGGCGTTGCCATCGGAACGCTTGCCGACGTTCTCGTTGTGCTCGGCCTTCTGGAGCGGCTTGCTGACCTGGTCGATATCCGCAAGGACGATCTGGGGCTGGCGCTGGCAGCGGAGCATGGACCGCGCCGGGGCCGCTCCTTCGCGGCAAGGCTGAAAAAGCAGAAGGCTCAGACAGAGGAGACGCAGGATCGGCAGGATGTTGTGGACCCTGACGGCGCTTCCTTCTGA